In Halapricum desulfuricans, a single window of DNA contains:
- a CDS encoding DUF7541 family protein yields the protein MSEKAGVSDRYPTASPWPVFVALGFALTELGLFLGAFPIAVGGGLLFGGSVAGILTEADYVSHLWRTTAYMGVALVIAGAGLMALGGQFDLGVLADSIDRPNVAGHRLLSRGLAIATAGVMLIATGAAGQFGRHPTA from the coding sequence ATGAGCGAGAAAGCGGGCGTCAGCGACCGCTACCCGACTGCGAGCCCCTGGCCAGTGTTCGTCGCGCTCGGGTTCGCGCTGACCGAACTCGGACTCTTCCTGGGCGCGTTCCCGATCGCGGTCGGCGGCGGACTGCTCTTCGGCGGGAGTGTCGCCGGAATCCTGACCGAGGCCGACTACGTGAGCCACCTCTGGCGGACGACGGCGTACATGGGCGTCGCGCTCGTGATCGCCGGTGCGGGCCTGATGGCGCTGGGCGGCCAGTTCGACCTCGGTGTCCTCGCCGACTCGATCGACCGGCCGAACGTCGCCGGTCACCGACTGCTCAGCCGCGGGCTGGCGATTGCGACCGCCGGGGTCATGCTAATCGCAACCGGCGCGGCCGGGCAGTTCGGTCGACACCCGACAGCTTAG
- a CDS encoding DUF7527 domain-containing protein — protein sequence MTTRAAEQVDEWESRPFTDGYEQLRTLADQSFSGAVTTGRATLYMIEGTAVDILDGTITDFEDATGTVHKAPTPALPLLAVMQERGDEVRAKYYSEETALHEVDRKLSEGGFTGHVELSENVLSGDYYVVYQAGKSMSVAFLGESGQLASGDEAFERADDEVGIYEVRPVDIDPIELPDPPAAETDSTSGDDEDRPTGDESAETGPSRADDTDSGASDPSQDDDESETDDRTRRDERPRDTGDSSSETADDPPSSGTVESASSSEATDDPPSSGTPEGRDRTVSAEPRQETKQTTRERRHEDDSARREEATEGATSTALERRTIPSVDPDRTWTPDGETADDSRHEQHPETDAARQATSARRQPDRQHAEHGGQPDRQRAASSDAGAEIADLEARIEELEASRSELRTERDELQAELKQVRQERDDLQEEVQRLRTEVADLEDRLEAADEPAADDSQLSQSSTTGPSLTPREAIAGTNLFVRYGSRSDATLSSAHDGEVDAAAVDANLSLEHHTEFDDSEATVEGEPFESFLQETIHYQFVEWLVHELLYEIRDTGHRKVLEDLYDAIPKIDRVQLAGTVTVDGDEATPQEESFDVVVRDRMGNPLVVTNLDDSRTATTEEMMTGLVTAATRAGEAHERLAGAVFVTSSFFEPDALKTAAEATGGGILSRDKRESFVRLSRKGGFHLCLVESRDGGFHLSVPEL from the coding sequence ATGACGACGCGCGCGGCCGAGCAAGTCGACGAGTGGGAGTCGCGTCCGTTCACCGACGGCTACGAGCAACTCCGGACGCTCGCCGACCAGTCGTTCTCCGGCGCGGTCACGACGGGTCGTGCGACGCTGTACATGATCGAGGGCACGGCCGTCGACATCCTCGACGGGACGATCACGGATTTCGAGGACGCGACCGGAACGGTCCACAAGGCACCGACACCGGCGTTGCCACTGCTTGCAGTGATGCAAGAGCGCGGCGACGAGGTGCGAGCGAAGTACTACAGCGAGGAGACCGCGCTGCACGAGGTCGACAGGAAACTCTCCGAGGGGGGGTTCACAGGGCACGTCGAGTTGTCGGAAAACGTCCTCAGCGGCGATTACTACGTCGTCTACCAGGCAGGCAAGTCGATGAGCGTGGCCTTTCTGGGGGAGAGCGGCCAGCTGGCCAGCGGCGACGAGGCCTTCGAACGCGCCGACGACGAGGTCGGCATCTACGAGGTTCGACCTGTCGACATCGATCCGATCGAACTCCCGGACCCCCCGGCCGCGGAGACCGACTCGACGTCCGGGGACGACGAGGATCGGCCGACTGGTGACGAATCGGCCGAAACCGGCCCGTCTCGGGCCGACGACACCGACAGCGGAGCCAGCGATCCCAGTCAGGACGACGACGAGTCGGAGACGGACGACCGTACCCGTCGCGACGAACGACCGAGGGACACGGGTGACTCCTCCTCCGAGACAGCTGACGACCCTCCGTCGTCCGGGACGGTCGAGAGTGCCTCCTCCTCCGAGGCAACTGATGACCCTCCGTCATCCGGGACGCCCGAAGGTCGTGACCGGACTGTCAGCGCCGAACCCCGGCAGGAAACCAAACAAACGACACGCGAGCGGCGACACGAGGACGATTCGGCCCGGCGCGAAGAGGCCACGGAGGGCGCGACAAGCACCGCTCTCGAACGGCGGACGATTCCCTCGGTCGATCCTGACCGCACGTGGACGCCCGACGGCGAGACGGCGGACGACTCCCGGCACGAACAGCACCCAGAGACGGACGCGGCCCGGCAGGCGACCTCGGCCCGGCGCCAGCCCGATCGCCAGCACGCTGAACACGGGGGCCAGCCCGATCGCCAACGCGCGGCGTCCAGCGACGCCGGAGCGGAAATCGCCGACCTCGAAGCGCGGATCGAGGAACTCGAGGCCAGCCGATCGGAACTCCGGACGGAGCGTGACGAGCTACAGGCGGAACTCAAGCAGGTCAGACAGGAGCGCGACGACCTGCAGGAGGAAGTACAGCGACTCCGGACGGAGGTCGCCGACCTCGAAGACCGTCTCGAAGCCGCGGACGAACCCGCAGCCGACGATTCGCAACTGTCCCAGTCGTCAACGACGGGACCGTCACTGACGCCGCGGGAAGCGATCGCGGGGACGAACCTGTTCGTGCGCTACGGTTCGAGAAGCGACGCGACGCTGTCGAGCGCTCACGACGGCGAGGTGGACGCGGCGGCCGTCGACGCCAACCTCTCGCTGGAGCATCACACGGAGTTCGACGACTCGGAGGCGACCGTCGAGGGCGAGCCCTTCGAGTCGTTCCTGCAGGAGACGATCCACTACCAGTTCGTCGAGTGGCTCGTCCACGAACTCCTCTACGAGATCCGCGATACCGGCCACCGGAAGGTCCTCGAGGACCTCTACGACGCGATCCCGAAGATCGATCGCGTGCAACTGGCCGGAACTGTCACCGTGGACGGAGACGAAGCGACACCGCAGGAGGAGTCGTTCGACGTCGTCGTGCGCGACCGGATGGGAAACCCGCTCGTGGTGACGAACCTCGACGACTCCCGGACGGCGACGACTGAGGAGATGATGACCGGACTGGTGACCGCCGCCACGCGAGCCGGGGAAGCACACGAGCGGCTCGCCGGAGCCGTCTTTGTCACGTCGAGTTTCTTCGAGCCGGACGCGCTCAAGACGGCTGCCGAAGCGACTGGCGGCGGGATTCTCAGCCGCGACAAGCGCGAGAGCTTCGTCCGACTGTCGAGAAAAGGCGGCTTTCACCTCTGTCTGGTCGAGTCGCGTGACGGCGGCTTCCACCTCTCGGTTCCGGAACTCTAG
- a CDS encoding glycosyltransferase family 2 protein has product METQSTQTGTDNDLSQAGSNVSPADRDAEQPARDVETDLSVLAIVPAYNEAETVADVVAETDRYVDRIVVVDDASTDDTVERAREVADGVVSHPQNMGVGGAVHTGYRVGVREEFDVVIQIDADGQHDPADIPRLLERIDDGADMVIGSRWLNDSHKEYSLVRRAGIQFFTWEVNTLADLDITDVTSGFRAYTTELLADLSRPENSHWALEQTLEASRKGYRIVEVSTPMPPETDGSQFDFGTFLKYPPRMIKTTMKVLLFR; this is encoded by the coding sequence ATGGAAACGCAATCGACCCAGACGGGAACGGACAACGACCTTTCACAGGCCGGTTCGAACGTCTCGCCGGCCGACCGGGACGCGGAGCAGCCAGCCCGAGACGTGGAGACGGACCTGTCGGTGCTGGCGATCGTGCCCGCGTACAACGAGGCCGAGACGGTCGCTGACGTCGTCGCCGAGACTGATCGCTACGTCGACAGGATTGTCGTCGTCGACGACGCGAGCACGGATGACACCGTCGAAAGGGCACGTGAGGTCGCTGACGGCGTCGTTTCCCATCCCCAGAACATGGGCGTTGGGGGGGCGGTCCACACCGGCTATCGGGTCGGCGTACGCGAAGAGTTCGACGTGGTCATCCAGATCGACGCCGACGGACAGCACGACCCGGCCGACATCCCGCGCTTGCTCGAACGGATCGACGACGGGGCCGACATGGTGATCGGAAGCCGGTGGCTCAACGACAGCCACAAGGAGTACAGCCTCGTCCGGCGGGCCGGAATCCAGTTTTTCACCTGGGAGGTCAACACGCTGGCCGACCTCGACATCACGGACGTCACGAGCGGGTTCCGGGCGTACACGACCGAGCTGCTCGCGGACCTCTCCCGACCGGAGAACAGCCACTGGGCGCTCGAACAGACGCTGGAAGCGTCCCGGAAGGGATACCGGATCGTCGAGGTGTCGACGCCGATGCCCCCCGAGACCGACGGGTCACAGTTCGACTTCGGGACGTTCCTCAAGTACCCGCCGCGGATGATCAAGACCACGATGAAAGTGCTCCTGTTCAGATGA
- a CDS encoding DUF6684 family protein: MSGRIFDRDTLLDLTVNVIPLAMLAFFLVAFLVYAPGPFAFDPVLSTIQLSIVFTTFFLLAVLTYYAGKAIAGAEKSHGVHAETATVQPDETDDSGTP, translated from the coding sequence ATGTCGGGGCGCATCTTCGATCGGGACACGCTGCTTGATCTCACCGTCAACGTCATCCCGCTGGCCATGCTCGCGTTCTTCCTCGTCGCGTTTCTCGTGTACGCGCCCGGCCCGTTCGCGTTCGACCCGGTGCTCTCGACGATCCAGCTGTCGATCGTCTTCACGACGTTCTTCTTGCTTGCCGTGCTGACCTACTACGCCGGGAAGGCGATCGCCGGTGCGGAGAAGAGCCACGGCGTCCACGCCGAGACTGCGACCGTCCAGCCGGACGAAACCGACGACTCCGGGACGCCATAG
- a CDS encoding polysaccharide deacetylase family protein translates to MTARAVLSVDFESFAHTPAYRSASGTTSDPEDIGPDQTERLLETFETHDATSTFFVVSEVAQRHPDRIVAAADRGHEIASHTHTHPLLIDRTVAERREELTRSRQILESVTDASVTGFRAPAFDFGADHFELLADAGYQYDSSVAPCRSIPGWYGGEWSVREPTPASELRANAPDSVTELPIAVMPGLGLPLTGTWIRFFGVHYTLLGMKLLARRGIAPVLYVHPWELADLPPVEGVPRRVYVRTGEWMWRAVERILQSDFEFVTARNVVEETE, encoded by the coding sequence ATGACAGCTCGTGCCGTCCTCTCGGTCGATTTTGAGAGTTTCGCTCACACGCCCGCCTACAGGAGCGCGTCGGGAACCACGTCGGATCCCGAGGACATCGGCCCCGATCAGACGGAGCGACTGCTCGAAACGTTCGAGACTCACGACGCGACCAGTACCTTCTTCGTCGTCTCGGAAGTCGCCCAGCGCCATCCCGATCGGATCGTCGCCGCGGCCGACCGAGGCCACGAGATCGCCTCCCATACGCACACACATCCGCTGTTGATCGATCGTACAGTCGCCGAGCGTCGCGAGGAGCTGACGCGATCGAGACAGATTCTGGAGTCGGTGACGGACGCATCGGTAACGGGCTTTCGTGCTCCGGCCTTCGATTTCGGCGCGGATCACTTCGAGTTGCTGGCCGATGCGGGCTACCAATACGACTCCAGCGTCGCCCCCTGCCGGTCGATTCCGGGCTGGTACGGCGGCGAGTGGTCAGTGCGAGAACCGACGCCGGCCAGCGAGTTGCGGGCGAACGCACCCGACTCGGTGACCGAACTGCCGATCGCAGTAATGCCCGGGCTCGGACTGCCGCTGACGGGGACCTGGATCCGGTTTTTCGGCGTCCACTACACCCTGCTGGGAATGAAACTGCTCGCCAGACGCGGGATCGCGCCCGTCCTGTACGTCCACCCGTGGGAGCTCGCGGACCTCCCGCCCGTCGAGGGCGTTCCACGACGGGTGTACGTCCGGACCGGCGAGTGGATGTGGCGTGCCGTCGAACGGATCCTACAGAGCGATTTCGAGTTCGTCACCGCCCGAAACGTTGTGGAGGAGACGGAATGA
- a CDS encoding adenylosuccinate synthase, with amino-acid sequence MTVTIVGSQLGDEGKGGVVDLYGDAADVVVRYQGGDNAGHTVVEGGETYKLSLVPSGAVRGKIGVLGNGCVINPRTLFEEIDSLRERGLDPDIRVAERAHVILPFHRVLDSIEEDVKSEDDQEVGTTGRGIGPTYEDKAGRRGVRIGDLLEPDVLRERLEYVVPQKRALVKDVYGLDPDDLEYPNAFDVDALHEEFSEYGRRLDSMAVNAGQFLTEARADGKNVMLEGAQGTLLDIDHGNYPYVTSSNPTAGGACVGSGLAPGVVGDGEVIGIVKAYLSRVGSGPMPTELGGVVGDTPGYDEQGEGEHEELATYIREAGDEYGTVTGRPRRVGWLDMPMLRHAARASGFTGLAVNHVDTLAGLEEVKVGHTYMLDGEECRTVPATTEQWERCEATFRTFDGWPEQDWGAVAEAGYEALDENARVYLEYISDELDTPIYAIGIGPGREQSIVLDEPEY; translated from the coding sequence ATGACTGTCACGATCGTCGGCTCACAGCTCGGCGACGAGGGGAAGGGCGGCGTCGTCGATCTCTACGGCGACGCGGCCGACGTCGTCGTTCGATACCAGGGCGGAGACAACGCGGGTCACACCGTCGTCGAGGGCGGAGAGACCTACAAGCTCTCGCTGGTTCCCAGCGGCGCGGTTCGAGGCAAGATCGGTGTGCTCGGCAACGGTTGCGTGATCAATCCGCGGACGCTGTTCGAGGAGATCGACTCGCTGCGCGAGCGCGGACTCGATCCGGACATCCGCGTCGCCGAACGCGCACACGTGATCCTGCCGTTCCACCGCGTACTGGACTCGATCGAAGAGGACGTCAAAAGCGAGGACGATCAGGAGGTCGGAACCACCGGCCGCGGGATCGGCCCCACCTACGAGGACAAGGCGGGCCGACGCGGCGTCCGGATCGGCGACCTGCTGGAGCCCGACGTGCTTCGGGAACGGCTGGAGTACGTCGTCCCACAGAAGCGAGCGCTCGTCAAGGACGTCTACGGGCTGGACCCGGACGATCTGGAGTACCCGAACGCCTTCGACGTCGACGCGTTGCACGAGGAGTTCAGCGAATACGGCCGCCGGCTGGATTCGATGGCGGTCAACGCCGGCCAGTTCCTCACCGAGGCCAGGGCCGACGGCAAGAACGTCATGCTCGAGGGGGCACAGGGGACGCTTCTCGATATCGACCACGGCAACTATCCCTACGTGACCTCCTCGAACCCGACCGCCGGCGGGGCCTGCGTCGGGAGCGGGCTCGCGCCGGGCGTCGTCGGTGACGGCGAAGTGATCGGCATCGTCAAGGCCTACTTGTCCCGCGTGGGTTCGGGCCCGATGCCCACGGAACTTGGCGGCGTCGTCGGTGACACGCCCGGCTACGACGAGCAGGGCGAGGGCGAACACGAGGAACTGGCGACCTACATCCGCGAGGCAGGCGACGAGTACGGCACCGTCACCGGTCGGCCGCGCCGCGTCGGCTGGCTCGACATGCCGATGTTGCGCCACGCCGCCCGCGCGTCCGGGTTCACCGGGCTCGCGGTCAACCACGTGGACACGCTCGCCGGCCTCGAGGAAGTGAAGGTCGGCCACACGTACATGCTGGACGGCGAGGAGTGTCGGACGGTCCCCGCGACGACCGAGCAGTGGGAACGGTGTGAGGCCACGTTCCGTACGTTCGACGGCTGGCCGGAACAGGACTGGGGCGCCGTCGCCGAGGCGGGCTACGAGGCGCTCGACGAGAACGCGCGAGTGTATCTGGAGTACATCAGCGACGAACTCGACACGCCGATCTACGCGATCGGTATCGGCCCCGGCCGCGAGCAGTCGATCGTGCTCGACGAGCCCGAATACTGA
- a CDS encoding MOSC domain-containing protein, which translates to MPRLDAIYVYPIKSLDGVELETGQVGPGGSLTRDRQYAMVDADGEYVNGKRTPAVHRIRADFDTSGTIVTLRDGSESARFDLERERDRAQAWLDERFDPEIELVSNDRLGFPDDTTDFGPTVISTGTLAVVADWFDEIDGPEEMRRRLRPNLVVDAAPFWDDRLYAGPDSRVRFDVGDVTFEGRGPCQRCVVPARDPDSGRETERFRTRFVEKRRETLPEWAPEERFDHYYRVMVNTRTPADSRGEWISVGSEVVIDEATGR; encoded by the coding sequence ATGCCGCGACTCGACGCGATATACGTCTATCCGATCAAATCCCTCGACGGGGTCGAACTGGAGACCGGGCAGGTCGGCCCCGGCGGCTCGCTGACCCGCGACCGTCAGTACGCGATGGTCGATGCCGACGGCGAGTACGTCAACGGCAAGCGGACGCCAGCAGTCCATCGAATCCGCGCCGACTTCGATACGAGCGGGACGATCGTCACGCTGCGCGACGGATCGGAATCGGCGAGATTCGATCTCGAACGCGAACGCGACCGGGCGCAGGCGTGGCTCGACGAGCGGTTCGACCCCGAGATCGAACTCGTCTCCAACGACCGTCTGGGGTTTCCCGACGATACGACCGATTTCGGCCCGACCGTGATTTCGACGGGCACGCTGGCCGTCGTCGCGGACTGGTTCGACGAGATCGATGGCCCCGAGGAAATGCGGCGTCGCCTGCGCCCGAACCTCGTCGTCGACGCGGCACCGTTCTGGGATGACCGGCTCTATGCGGGTCCCGACTCGCGTGTCCGGTTCGATGTCGGAGACGTGACCTTCGAGGGTCGTGGCCCCTGCCAGCGATGTGTCGTGCCCGCACGCGACCCCGACAGCGGCCGCGAGACCGAACGATTCCGGACGCGGTTCGTCGAAAAGCGCCGCGAGACGCTCCCGGAGTGGGCACCCGAAGAGCGATTCGACCACTACTACCGGGTCATGGTCAACACGCGAACGCCGGCCGACTCCCGCGGCGAGTGGATTTCCGTCGGCTCGGAAGTCGTGATCGACGAGGCGACAGGCCGTTAG
- a CDS encoding DUF2304 domain-containing protein, with translation MIGFELAPIHGIGAVAGLALLYQSYRLVAARKGSVFEFLLWAGFGIGLLAISVGSALKSVDLLYALEGTLSALGFGPGTDSIFFVSNLLLLFVVFYTYVQLVESRRRLSDLNQELALLRYDLEQRTDDED, from the coding sequence ATGATCGGGTTCGAACTCGCTCCTATCCACGGAATCGGCGCCGTCGCAGGGCTAGCGCTACTGTACCAGAGTTACCGGCTCGTCGCTGCACGCAAGGGAAGCGTCTTCGAGTTCCTGCTGTGGGCCGGCTTCGGGATCGGACTGCTCGCGATCTCGGTCGGCAGCGCGCTGAAGTCGGTCGATCTACTCTATGCGCTCGAGGGGACGCTCTCCGCGCTCGGGTTCGGCCCCGGTACCGACTCAATTTTCTTCGTCTCGAACCTCCTGTTGCTGTTCGTCGTCTTCTACACCTACGTCCAGCTCGTCGAGAGCCGCCGACGGCTCTCCGATCTCAACCAGGAACTCGCACTGCTGCGCTACGACCTCGAACAGCGGACCGACGACGAGGACTGA
- a CDS encoding lysylphosphatidylglycerol synthase transmembrane domain-containing protein, which translates to MIDRRRVLWALRYGIGTVALAWLVVRADWAEVVTTLSGMAPSAVAIVLGASVIGTVAQCWTWHVLLNRIRSTPFRAAAGVLLTVRFINHLTPSQAVGKSLAPAVLRQYTGYPWGTVVAVATLHTALYAVLYGVVALAGLGVFASSLSVGLLVVIAASAGLYLVVGPLLFVAGTRLDGAAAVAAAVRERVPIQRLPYAEALLAKAVGALPDIGEETAETLTRLRRDPVAIGGYTVGWTIALLVVPGVRVWVLLSAAGVTFAPVSLSVAGVELAVLLLPIALVTAYAVTLLPITPGGIGVAEASATLVLAALGVPATIAGPTILIDRFLGVYLPALVGWYPTIQLDPSWETGE; encoded by the coding sequence ATGATCGACCGGCGGCGCGTGCTGTGGGCGTTACGCTACGGGATCGGGACCGTCGCGCTCGCGTGGCTGGTCGTCCGGGCCGACTGGGCCGAGGTGGTGACGACGCTCTCGGGGATGGCACCCTCGGCCGTCGCGATCGTGCTCGGCGCGTCGGTGATCGGGACGGTCGCGCAGTGCTGGACCTGGCACGTCCTGCTGAACCGGATACGTTCGACGCCGTTCCGGGCGGCTGCCGGCGTGCTGTTGACGGTTCGGTTCATCAACCACCTCACGCCGTCACAGGCCGTCGGCAAGTCCCTCGCACCGGCGGTGCTGCGGCAGTACACCGGCTACCCCTGGGGGACAGTCGTCGCGGTGGCGACGCTGCATACGGCGCTGTACGCCGTACTCTACGGGGTCGTCGCACTGGCCGGTCTCGGCGTGTTCGCCTCGTCGCTGTCGGTCGGACTGCTGGTCGTGATTGCCGCCTCCGCGGGGCTGTATCTCGTCGTCGGCCCGCTGCTGTTCGTGGCCGGGACACGGCTCGACGGAGCCGCAGCGGTGGCCGCCGCGGTTCGCGAGCGCGTCCCGATCCAGCGACTCCCATACGCCGAGGCGCTGCTGGCGAAGGCCGTCGGTGCACTGCCTGACATCGGCGAGGAGACCGCCGAGACGCTGACTCGGCTGCGCCGCGATCCGGTCGCGATCGGGGGGTATACCGTCGGCTGGACGATCGCGCTACTGGTCGTTCCCGGCGTCCGGGTGTGGGTGTTGCTGTCGGCGGCCGGCGTCACGTTCGCGCCGGTTTCGCTGTCGGTCGCCGGCGTCGAACTCGCCGTGCTCCTGTTGCCGATCGCGCTGGTGACCGCCTACGCCGTGACGCTGCTGCCGATCACGCCGGGCGGGATCGGCGTCGCCGAGGCCTCCGCGACGCTGGTGCTGGCCGCGCTGGGCGTCCCGGCGACCATCGCCGGGCCGACGATTCTCATCGACCGCTTTCTCGGCGTCTATCTCCCCGCGCTGGTCGGCTGGTACCCGACGATACAACTGGATCCGTCCTGGGAGACGGGCGAGTGA
- a CDS encoding alkaline phosphatase family protein, which yields MTRTFVLGLDGASWRLLEPWIETGELPNLEALRESGTWAESRSCLPPVTFPNWKCYASGKNPGGFGVFWFERVDLDAGEISVCNGNDFDTLELWDYLNDEGQTAGIMNMPSTYPPREIDDFIVSGGPDAVEGEYRSLEEGYTHPPELAEELEDRFGYRVHPEPLLSSNDETGAEVDAILDLFEARFEAAITLFEERDLDFMHLTLFYLNVLHHFFWDEASTRRGWKLVDEWIGRLADLEDTDLIVMSDHGSGPTQTEFYVNEWLAEHGYQARTQSIGSVFQRVGLTRENALAVAKRLGMVEFLSRAVPERVQQLVPQEAGVKRGQKLDAIDLPNTQAVASAQGPIYVNPAYDVESVVDSLIEDLRTVEDEHGRIFTDVYRGEEIYDGPYVDEAPEVVVEQRPGVHVNDGIGGGEIMTEPARWAAENTNTGIFVASGPSFEAGGKRERISITDIAPTVLANAGCAVPTDMRGDVLDIFREDPDVETRDPLESAGRRSEAGEEVSERLQQLGYME from the coding sequence ATGACCAGAACGTTTGTGCTTGGGCTGGACGGGGCCAGCTGGCGGCTGCTCGAGCCCTGGATCGAGACCGGCGAGTTGCCGAACCTCGAGGCGCTGCGCGAGTCGGGCACGTGGGCGGAGAGTCGCAGTTGCCTGCCGCCGGTGACCTTCCCTAACTGGAAGTGCTACGCCTCCGGGAAGAACCCCGGCGGGTTCGGCGTCTTCTGGTTCGAGCGCGTCGATCTCGACGCCGGCGAGATCTCGGTCTGCAACGGTAACGACTTCGACACGCTCGAGCTGTGGGACTACCTCAACGACGAGGGACAGACGGCGGGCATAATGAACATGCCGTCGACGTACCCGCCGCGCGAGATCGACGACTTCATCGTCTCGGGCGGGCCGGACGCTGTCGAGGGCGAGTACCGATCGCTCGAGGAGGGCTACACCCATCCGCCCGAACTGGCCGAAGAACTCGAAGACCGATTCGGCTACCGGGTCCATCCCGAGCCGCTGCTATCGAGCAACGACGAGACCGGCGCGGAGGTCGACGCGATCCTCGACCTGTTCGAGGCGCGCTTCGAGGCCGCCATCACCCTCTTCGAGGAGCGCGATCTGGACTTCATGCACTTGACGCTGTTCTATCTGAACGTCCTGCATCACTTCTTCTGGGACGAAGCGTCGACCAGACGCGGCTGGAAACTCGTCGACGAGTGGATCGGTCGCCTCGCCGACCTGGAGGACACGGACCTGATCGTGATGTCCGACCACGGCAGCGGGCCGACTCAGACGGAGTTTTACGTCAACGAGTGGCTGGCCGAACACGGCTATCAGGCACGCACCCAGTCGATCGGGAGCGTCTTCCAGCGGGTGGGACTGACCCGGGAGAACGCGCTGGCGGTCGCCAAGCGCCTAGGGATGGTCGAGTTCCTCTCGCGAGCCGTCCCCGAACGCGTCCAGCAACTCGTCCCCCAGGAGGCCGGCGTCAAGCGCGGTCAAAAGCTCGACGCGATCGACCTGCCGAACACGCAGGCTGTCGCGAGCGCCCAGGGACCGATCTACGTCAACCCCGCATACGACGTCGAGAGCGTCGTCGACTCCCTGATCGAGGACCTCCGGACGGTCGAGGACGAGCACGGCCGGATCTTCACGGACGTCTACCGTGGCGAGGAGATCTACGACGGTCCCTACGTCGACGAGGCGCCGGAAGTCGTCGTCGAACAGCGCCCCGGCGTCCACGTCAACGACGGGATCGGCGGCGGCGAGATCATGACCGAACCGGCCCGCTGGGCCGCGGAAAACACGAACACGGGGATCTTCGTCGCGTCCGGTCCCTCCTTCGAGGCGGGCGGCAAGCGCGAGCGGATCTCGATCACCGACATCGCGCCGACGGTGCTGGCAAACGCCGGCTGTGCGGTCCCGACGGACATGCGCGGCGACGTCCTCGATATCTTCCGCGAAGACCCTGACGTCGAGACGCGCGACCCGCTCGAATCGGCGGGCCGGCGGTCCGAAGCGGGCGAGGAAGTCTCCGAGCGACTCCAGCAGCTGGGCTACATGGAGTGA
- a CDS encoding ArsA family ATPase, protein MTDIDVEAVEEIDDAAVPSGVDAPDYVLYGGKGGVGKTTMAAATGLASARDGTSTLIVSTDPAHSLSDTLETDIPGEPTQIREEIPLYAVEIDPEDAFGENPLGVEDSLGPLAELLGDDMADPFGAAMPGTDEAAAMRLLVRYLDDERFDRVVVDTAPTGHTLRLLELPDVMETMVGRLIAFRERMSGVMESVTGMFGDGDEQLEEGMGDLRELSRRIERLRAVLQDPEKTDFRVVMVPEELSVMESERLLTQLEEFGIPVGTIVVNRVMEDLTAVADIEADWFVSPNLDDCEFCQRRWEVQQKALQRSQDVFRGHDVKRVPLFADEVRGETLLRAVAACLE, encoded by the coding sequence ATGACTGACATCGACGTCGAGGCGGTCGAGGAGATCGACGACGCGGCCGTGCCGAGCGGGGTCGACGCCCCCGACTACGTGCTCTACGGCGGCAAGGGCGGTGTGGGCAAGACGACGATGGCTGCCGCCACGGGGCTTGCAAGCGCCCGCGACGGTACGTCGACGCTGATCGTCTCGACCGATCCGGCACACTCGCTGTCGGACACCCTCGAAACCGACATCCCGGGCGAACCGACACAGATCCGCGAGGAGATCCCGCTGTACGCCGTCGAGATCGACCCCGAGGACGCCTTCGGCGAGAACCCGCTGGGCGTCGAGGACAGCCTCGGCCCGCTCGCCGAGCTGCTGGGTGACGACATGGCCGACCCCTTCGGCGCGGCGATGCCCGGCACCGACGAGGCCGCGGCGATGCGCCTGCTCGTCCGGTATCTCGACGACGAACGGTTCGATCGCGTCGTCGTCGACACCGCGCCGACCGGCCACACCCTGCGCCTGCTCGAGTTGCCGGACGTGATGGAGACGATGGTCGGTCGACTGATCGCGTTCCGCGAGCGCATGAGCGGCGTCATGGAATCGGTGACGGGCATGTTCGGGGACGGGGACGAACAGCTTGAGGAGGGAATGGGCGATCTGCGCGAGCTCAGCCGGCGGATCGAGCGCCTGCGAGCCGTCCTGCAGGACCCCGAGAAGACGGACTTCCGGGTCGTCATGGTGCCCGAAGAGCTCAGCGTTATGGAGTCCGAGCGACTCCTGACACAGCTTGAGGAGTTCGGGATTCCCGTCGGGACGATCGTCGTCAATCGCGTGATGGAGGATTTGACTGCCGTCGCGGACATCGAGGCCGACTGGTTCGTCTCGCCGAACCTTGACGACTGTGAGTTCTGCCAGCGCCGCTGGGAGGTCCAGCAGAAGGCCCTGCAGCGCTCGCAGGACGTCTTCCGCGGCCACGACGTCAAGCGCGTCCCGCTGTTCGCCGACGAGGTCCGCGGGGAGACGCTACTCAGGGCCGTCGCGGCCTGTCTCGAGTGA